One genomic region from Quercus robur chromosome 4, dhQueRobu3.1, whole genome shotgun sequence encodes:
- the LOC126720543 gene encoding cysteine-rich repeat secretory protein 38-like — translation MSRLFMEFLERITHPQNQPSISFNMLCSKYFSVSFLLFSLSLHAVNCADPLYHVCFSEENYTADSPYGTNLNGLLNLLSSKVPSEGFGLNSTGQGQAQANGLALCRGDVSETDCETCVIDAGKELGDRCPYKKGAIIWYDNCLLKYSNIDFFGEIDNENKFYMLNVEDVENPTSFNPEVKDLLSRLSNEAYANPKFYATGDLNLDSSSKLYGLAQCTRDLSGLDCKNCLDTEISELPNCCDGKRGGRVVGGSCNVRYELYPFVDA, via the coding sequence ATGTCTCGTCTATTTATGGAGTTCTTGGAGAGAATTACACACCCACAAAACCAACCTTCAATTTCATTCAACATGTTGTGctcaaaatatttttctgtCAGCTTTCTATTATTCAGCCTCTCCCTCCATGCAGTCAATTGTGCTGATCCATTATACCATGTTTGTTTTAGCGAGGAAAACTACACTGCCGATAGCCCTTATGGTACAAACCTGAATGGCTTGCTCAATCTTTTGTCCTCCAAAGTTCCTTCAGAAGGGTTTGGGCTCAACTCGACTGGGCAAGGCCAAGCTCAAGCAAATGGTTTAGCCCTGTGCCGAGGTGATGTCTCAGAAACAGACTGTGAGACCTGTGTCATTGATGCAGGCAAAGAGCTTGGTGATCGTTGTCCTTACAAAAAAGGAGCGATAATTTGGTATGATAACTGCCTTTTAAAGTACTCGAACATAGATTTCTTTGGAGAAATCGATAACGAAAACAAGTTCTACATGTTGAATGTCGAAGATGTAGAAAATCCCACTTCATTCAATCCAGAAGTTAAGGATTTGTTAAGCAGGTTATCTAATGAAGCTTATGCCAATCCAAAATTCTATGCTACCGGGGACCTAAATCTTGATTCATCAAGCAAACTATATGGTTTGGCTCAATGCACCAGGGACCTTTCAGGTCTTGATTGTAAGAATTGTCTTGATACTGAGATTAGTGAACTTCCCAACTGTTGCGATGGAAAACGAGGTGGGCGAGTTGTTGGAGGCAGTTGTAACGTTAGATATGAACTTTACCCCTTTGTTGATGCCTAG